Part of the Aptenodytes patagonicus chromosome 2, bAptPat1.pri.cur, whole genome shotgun sequence genome, TTTAATGACTCAGCTATTGCTGTCCAGATGACCTTCCCAACAACCAAAGTGAGGACCTGTATTTTCACTTCAACACAACCGTCTCGTATTGTTTAAGTGTCCGAGAACGCTCTTGCAAGTCCGTTAGGTGTTCTGGATTCAAGAGCCTACCTTGCCATTTAGATTTACTTCCTTGAATAGTGAGTTAGTGCAGTTTCAATTCAATCATACCTCATTCTGgtcttttaaagaggaaaagattGACATTGCTCACTTGAGGTTCAAGCAAAGCCTTAACTATTCAGTTAATATGTCAGAGAAGTCCACTCCTATTAATTATACTTTTGATTTGGAGAGTCTTTTCCAATGTGATGCTGAATTGAGTTATTAGCGAGTGGGGAATGTTATCTCCAACATAATTTTGGAGAATTCTTGTTTAAAATCTCATCACGTCACCAAggtagaataaatattttcaggcaTACTGAGATATGCTACTCTGTAAAAGTCTGACCGTTGGAATCCattcctgttcttttttattctctgtcCAATCACCATTAATTCATCTGTCTGTGTGTGGGAAGTAGGGATACTTCTTCCTCTGTCATTTGTCTTACACTGTGCTCTATTAGCTTAGAAGAGTCTCTTTCAAAACAGTGGAGGGTTTTAAATGCTGGAATTTGGTTGGCTGTGTCTTCTACTGATTAATAGGATTAGTGCCAAGATAAATCAGTCAATTTAAAGAATGTGATCCTGAACTAGAGAAGCTAAATTTTACTTTCCCTTTAGCCAAGTAATCCATCATTTTGTCAGATGTAGAAAACAAGAAGGGGGTGTAACTTCTCTCATCTTGTTGCTTTCatcacagtcctttttttggtAAATTTTAAGCATGTTCTGTTCTTGTAATTTCTCCTGCTTTAGGTTAATAAAGTACTATCTGTTTCAGGTCTGAAAACTTACAAGTCCCAGTGCAAATGTCATTAATTTTTGAAAGTACAAAGTGGAGAGAACTTTTCTTGACAAATTTTAACACCAGTGTGACACTACTAGTATAGTATAACTTTGGGGAGAAATACCTGTTCTCTTAGTTTTGGCTTAccagggaaggaggatgcgggaAGGGGATGGAGTTCTCAACATGAAGTTTCAAGAACTCATTCCCTGCTGGGAGTCAGTAAGTTACACTTACTGAACATAAAAGTTACACTTACTGAATGTAAAAGTATGGCAAGAGTTGCCTGTTACCGGTGCAAAGCTCCTGTGTGGGTAATTCTCACCTGTATTGCTTATATTAGATTTGGTTTTAGAtctctttttttgttattatttcatttcattggtgatttttttttcttgtgtgtctcTAGGTCAACATGACTGTGTGACCGTCATCAACAACTTCTTTCCACGTGAAAGGCTGGACTACTATACTAAACCACAAGGCTTAGATAAAGAACCAAAGCTGCCAGTAAAATTAGCTGGGCCTCTACATAAAATTATTACTACTACTAACATGCATCCTGTTAAGGTGGAGTAATATGTAAATTGTATGCGTTTGTTGGCATGGGAACTGTTTCTTTATGTCAGAAAGCATTCAACTCTTCAGAGTCCGATTGCGATCAAAAGCATTATCCATTAATTTagacacttctgaaaatgagaaagaatggGGCTCAACGTTTAGACATGACTAAAAAATGAAGCTATTTCAGTGTTTATATACACCAGAATCTTGAGCTAAACCTTTAAGTGCAGAGATTCTTATTTTTTGCATCAATAACCataaatagctttctttttttcctagcccCACTTGAAGTGGAAACATAAAACAATTTCCTATCTTAACAAAATCTCATTGTTCTCTCAATACTTGTCTCAGCATGCATCTTCCTACCTTCATCACTGGTTCACCATAGCAACatctactgctgctgctgtttctgaaagtaTGGGCAAGAgatgtttatttttacttctcaGTATATTTGCTGAAAATAGTGTCTTTTCTGGTTTGCTCTTCCAGTGTAGTTCAGAGAAATTAATACACCTAAATTCAAAGACAAGTTCCTGGGGCTTGCCGTTCAAAGTCAGGAATTTGCCAACAGTGGCCAGCCAGGTATCTGTGGTACATACAAACAGTAATGCACCAGTGGCAGCAAATTTAGTGAGTAGAATATACAGTTTCCTCTTAAAATGGTCAGTTCAGTGCTTTACTAGTCTACCTGAAGTACTCCAAGATGTGAGGTTGATGTGTTCTGTGAAACTGCTTAAATCATACAAGTCCAGTTTATTTTAGGTGTtcaaaaggaaagagattttaGGACAGTGTATGGTAGTTTCTGTAACTGTTTCTTTTGAACTGGTTTTGATTCTTCAGGTTCTTATTCTGGAAAAAtccttattatttttaataccgGTCTTAATTTTGAATGTTCCTTTTATGGGAACTGTGAATTACAGTATACTAAATAGTAATACTAAATAATGACtgaaaaaagaaggggaagaccACATAAGGCGGAAGTAGAGGAATATTAGAAACTCCATTGAAATTTAGCTACAATGAGCTATATAACCTTTAATGCTAAtgtacaaatttaaaaatactagtTCCTAATTGGATTACATTTTCGTCAATCTTTCTCATAGATTGTGTTGCTGGTAAAAGAGAACCCTCTATTGGCCGAAGTAGAAGCACTGCAGAGATGTTATAGGGTTCTGGATCTAATTTGTGAGAAATGTATGAAGCAGAAAGATATGAATGAAGTACTTGCTATGAAAATGCACTACATCAGTTGCATCTTCCAGAAATGTATTACATTCTTAAAAGAGCGAGAGGATAAACTAGATGGATTTATCAAAAGGTACGTATTTCTACAGAAAGGTCTGAAGGCATATGTATGAACCAGCTTTACAGATATCAGAAAAAGACAACTGTAATAATAGATTGGATTGTCTTGGATAAAGGCTATGCCAagttttgaattttgaaataatCCCAGTTGCGGTCACTTCAGGGTGGCACTGACGCCCTTTTTTCTGTCTGAAGTGGCATTGTCCTTTTCTGGGGTACAAAGGAAACATTCCTAGAGTTTCAGCTCCCTGCTGGAACTGGTTAGAGCTTGGCAATCAGACATACACTATGAAACAGCAGAGAGCAACATGTGGTGGAGAAAAAGGGGAGTGACAggcttgaaaaaataatttctcaatgTCCAATATGGATCATCTGGGAACATTTCTCTTGCCATTTTGCTCTCCAGCAGTCATACagggtgagattttttttcaaaaacacttaAGCAACCCAGAACTGCAAATCCCACTGGCTCTGGATGAGACTTGGACTCTTAAATCACTTAGACCTTCAGAACCTGCTCAGAGTTACAAAACCAGCTGCCTGATCTTAAGTATCAAAGTAAATGGCCTGGTTTTTAGAAGGATCACATTCCCCATAGACCTCCATGGATTTCTACATGctgctgaaaataaattatgaagTCAGCTTTCACATACTGAAATCAAATAGTTCATCAGTGATCCATATAAAAAAGTAGGAACCAACCAGATAAATATAGAAGCATCAGTACTATAACACGTTATTAAACATAAGTAAAgcagaatttgtattttaaagtattgtatGTTCTTCAGTGCTCTTTTTACAATGCTCATTTTTAAACACAACAAAGCATTTTGCTACTTCAGTCTGATGTAGATACTAGTCTACCTGTAGATGATTATTTTTCTCTGGGTGGCTGAATGAGTAAGTAGTGGTTTCAGAGCATACATttagttattttctatttcataatGATTGtgcatttgaataaaaataatttaatttgcattttaaacacttGCATTTGAAGttgttgaattattttaaattataattctTCTCTATAATTTGAAAAAGGACAGTCAGGAGGACAGCGTACAGCATGCTGTGTATTTGTTCTTGAACATTTACTATGtgatttcttattttactttggttttaaaaaattcagtCTCTTGAAAGGGAGAGATAAAGATGGTTTCCCTGTATATCAAGAGAAGCTAATTCGAGAAAGTATCCGAAAGTTTCCTTACTGTGAAGCTACGTTGCTCCAGCAGCTCGTGAGAAGTATTGCTCCTGTTGAAATAGTAAGTTTTTCCTGtcaagaaaatactttctaaGCAACTTGCATAGTAAATTCAGTTTAAACTAAGCCAGCcatctttctgtttctcagcttCTGCAATGTATTATATTAAGCAAAGGTTTTTGAATGTCCCTGAACTCTCGGCAGActggaattttattttacatattgcAGGAAAATGCTCTAAAATACATCAACtagtaggtttttttcctgtgcccATAATGAATGCTTAAATACCTCAGCTTTTAAAGAAGACTGGAACAGTTTGTTTCTGTGTCAGCGCTTTCTTTTCCTACTCTGGGATGTctattcagtttttctttgcCAATTTGCTTTTACAAATTGTAGATTCAGACACAGATGAAACCCATTTTGTGCTCTTTTTTCACAATGTCTAAATTCAATTTAAGATCAAATAATTTCCTAGATTTAATGCATTTCTAGTGTACACAAAAAGTTGGTAATATATGGTggtagaaaaagggaaaacattctGTGAAGCTCCTTTTATCACAGGGAGAGGCAAGATGATGCAATATAGAGTAAAATGTGTATCTAAAGTAGGAAAtcaaaattagaagaaaaaatctAACTTCAGTTGTCCTCATACATCTTTGCTAACACACTCTTTATTATAGTACTATTAATTAGTTCATAATAAATCGTACACAAGAGTTGTTACTCTTTTTTAAGAACGTTCTCTCTGGTCTCTGAGAGCTAGATGTTATGTGCACTAACACTGGGGAAGTGGAACAATTCTGTGACACGTTTGGATTATGCTGAGTGAATTAAAAATAGCCTCCATCTTAAGTGGCTCCAGTCTACTAAAGTGTCCTGAGGCTTAATGCAATCCCTACTGTTTGTCTaagccagaaaaataaacacagtgtGAAAACATAAGCCATCATGATGCATTAAGACTTGCTTTAGagtaaacattttccttcctgtcccttttttcttAGAAGAGCTTGCAGtcttttctgccttctccctttaaagaaatacagtttgtTGCATTGGATTTCTGTCCATTATGCAGAactgggaaggaggagatgcTATAAATTTTTAATTGTCTGGGAGGCCGTGACCTTTGGCATGCACAATTACTTGGATTCAGTCTGGGCATCTCAGCATTGCCGTAGTAGTTATGATTGTGCATATTCCATGGTAGACTAACAGTTTAAGGATTTACTCAGAGCTGGAGCAACTTGGCATGTTTTTCCTCTAGTGTTTATATCATTGCCCAAAAGAATAGTTGTAATTTATGGTTACCAGTAAAATATACTAAATCTTACTGCTTGTATTGCATGGGAAAGATACTGCAAATAATATctaaataataatatgcaaataaTTGTTTTGAAGATTCCAAGTTCTGACCATTTGGTCTGTAGTATCTGAGTACACTGAGCACAACAGTATTTCAGTGACaagcaaaatatctttctgtGTGCCAGCACAGAGACTAAGCTGCAAAAACCTGCTGCATGTGATCTACAAGTGGATGACAGTGTGTAAAGAACACTGAGTTCATGAATAGTATTATTAATAATTTACAGAgtaaaaaatgataatttttatCCTCTCTTCTACAGAAGCTAAAGACTAAGTTATATATAACAATTTATCTAACTGTACAAATGTTAGGTTGTGCATGTTAGTTAGTTGAAGTTCTATGATTTAGTTTTATGTTCTTGCTGCTATGGCATCTTCAGTGAGACTGCAGCTGGCCGCCTGGAAGCTTGcattgcttgttttatttctctcttgcgTGTCCCTCTTTATGATAGTGTTGTTTTTTAATCTCATTACCACCTCCTGTCTTACCTTTCAGGGTTCCGATCCTACAGCTTTTTCTGTACTTACACAAGCTATTACTGGCCAAGTGGGTTTTGTGGATGCTGAATTCTGTACAACTTGTGGGGGAAAGGGAGCAGGCAAAAGATGTTCAGTATGTAAAATGGTAAGAATCCATAAATAGTTATAATGAATCACAAAAAATAGTGCCACTGAGGTGCTGAGGATTTTGAATGCTTGACCATTTACTGTGTAGACTTACGAGGAATGGCGTGTATGCCTACACTGAAAACGTGCAAGCCATCTACTTCTGGGAGAAATGCCTGAAATTCACAAGTAGGAGTACTTGGATTTCCAAGTGTGTATGTTTAAGAATTAAGAAAGAGTAAAATTTCTGTATGTTTAGAGTTAACAAAACAAACTATTCTTTGTAGAGTTTTATATAGGTTAGAATCACTCCATATGACCTTACAAATTGCTTAAAAATACCATTAAGTAATATACATAGAGAGATTTAACTTGGTACACTAAGAAATACAAGAATATCGTGTATCTTTTTAGTATGTAAAGATGAATTGATAGCTCTGGTAATTTTCAGGTGATGTACTGCGACCAGAACTGCCAGAAAATACACTGGTTTACCCACAAAAAAGTCTGCAAGACCCTGAAGGAAATTCATGAGAAACAAGAACTAGAGGCtgccaaagaaaaaaggaaacaagaaaaaaagcaaaagaaaggttaGGATCTATAGTTTGCTTGCTGAAACTAATGCTGCATTAACTGCACCACAAGGAACAATAGTAACAGGTCTTAAAATCTGTAACAGCTGAggttgaaagaaaaatcttttttgtaaCATAACAGCATACCTGCGTTTGTTGGAATTCTAGTCTTTCAATTTACAAATGCCATGTACTTTCTAAAATCTGGTTTTTAATGCTAGAGTTACACAGGTTTCTACAACTAAAGCATTCTGAATTACACTGCACTGTTTCAAAATCCAAATCTTTAATCAAAATCACGCAGAAATGTCATGCTACTCTACCTTTCGTTGGAGGTGTTAGGACAAGTTGGATAAAAGAAAGCAGCCCACTCCCTCCGGATGCAAAGGTTAATGTAGATGTTAATTCTCCTGTAATACTTTCTTCTTCATAACCACAGTATCAAGTTGTGTTGTGTACTTTGAATGTGAAGAAAGCATTACTCTTTAAACTGTTAATGGTGGTTTTTCCCTTCAATAAGCAAATAATTAATACAGTGTTTTTTCTGTCACTATGTATCACACACCCCCACCCTTAACTTACTCTGATACAATGTTTCTCTAAGTGAAATAATAGGAaaatcactttttctcttttacaacGTTAGATTCCCCTTCCCCTGTTTTAAGGATTGTAGAAATGCACTGGACAAATCACACTTTTCTTATAATGGTAGTATTCTTCACTTCAGCTGGACTGTAAAAACTATAGCAGGATATAAATTAGTAATAAATTAGTAATTATTGAAGTTTCCAACAGCTTCCTGTGATGATCCCGTTACAAGAGTTGCTGTTGCATGGGATCAAGATGACTATGGAAGTTGGAGGCAAGGGTACTAGAAATCCCTGAATATATTGCATACCAATACAGCAAAACATAATGAGCTGTGAGCAGTGTGATGCCTCACACTGGTGACAAATACACACGCTTGCAGGTTCATATTAACTGAACAAGTCCGTGGCCAGGTGCTGTCCTCTTCGGAGGCAGACAGGATCTTGGTGGAtggctcttctccctcccttcctaaAAAGGGAAGCTAACATGTTTTGACATATTACTGCTGTACTATCTACATGTTAATCTTCACTAACTTCTTCAGCTACATGGCCAACACCTATAGACCTTATCAGATTATGCATTGTTAGCAAGACAGTGAATTCATCCTAGCTTCAAGTCACCTTGTGAATGGTGTTGTATCAAAGCTCTTCTTACCAACAGCAGTTTTACTTCAAAAAGCTAATGATATGCCCTACAAATCCTATACatcgggg contains:
- the ANKMY2 gene encoding ankyrin repeat and MYND domain-containing protein 2 isoform X1, translated to MTPLMHAAYKGKIDMCRLLLRHGADVNCNEHEHGYTALMFAGLSGNKEITWMMLDAGAETDVVNSVGRTAAQMAAFVGQHDCVTVINNFFPRERLDYYTKPQGLDKEPKLPVKLAGPLHKIITTTNMHPVKIVLLVKENPLLAEVEALQRCYRVLDLICEKCMKQKDMNEVLAMKMHYISCIFQKCITFLKEREDKLDGFIKSLLKGRDKDGFPVYQEKLIRESIRKFPYCEATLLQQLVRSIAPVEIGSDPTAFSVLTQAITGQVGFVDAEFCTTCGGKGAGKRCSVCKMVMYCDQNCQKIHWFTHKKVCKTLKEIHEKQELEAAKEKRKQEKKQKKDEVQLVEGSSTSEEQSDPGPDATKEVDPNHATDQTEEPECTKETEALALHPESPLESENGLADIALQKIQDSEE
- the ANKMY2 gene encoding ankyrin repeat and MYND domain-containing protein 2 isoform X2, whose product is MAPPRRGDLSPEEKDLLGVIAAGNTEEAGRLLGSKNVRVNCLDEHGMTPLMHAAYKGKIDMCRLLLRHGADVNCNEHEHGYTALMFAGLSGNKEITWMMLDAGAETDVVNSVGRTAAQMAAFVGQHDCVTVINNFFPRERLDYYTKPQGLDKEPKLPVKLAGPLHKIITTTNMHPVKIVLLVKENPLLAEVEALQRCYRVLDLICEKCMKQKDMNEVLAMKMHYISCIFQKCITFLKEREDKLDGFIKSLLKGRDKDGFPVYQEKLIRESIRKFPYCEATLLQQLVRSIAPVEIGSDPTAFSVLTQAITGQVGFVDAEFCTTCGGKGAGKRCSVCKMVMYCDQNCQKIHWFTHKKVCKTLKEIHEKQELEAAKEKRKQEKKQKKDEVQLVEGSSTSEEQSDPGPDATKEVDPNHATDQTEEPECTKETEALALHPESPLESENGLADIALQKIQDSEE